The Leishmania braziliensis MHOM/BR/75/M2904 complete genome, chromosome 28 region GGCCTCCGCAGGGTGAGGGAGCTCGAGAAGACCGTCGAGGTATGAGAAAGACCCTGCCTgcgctcttctttccccATATGGGGCTTCGGGAGGGAAGGAATCCACACCTCGAGCCGCACTCATGTCTCGTCAAGCCGCAGTGTTGCTCTCCTTGTGgcctcctttttcctcgTTCCGCGTCTAACTCACGCAAAAATGAGTGTTTGCCCTTTCCTTGCGGCGGCTCCACCTTATCGTCCTTCGTGCGACGTAGCAGGTATGCGCACTGGCCTCTCTCCGCACCTTCAGTCTGGTTCCTCTgtcgctcttcctctctctcactctggGATGGGacgttctttttttttgtatcGCTTTatctccgtctctcttgcCCAGTGCctcacatgcacacgcgtaCGACGGAGAATCTAGCAATTCTTTGCGCTCGTCTTGTTTGCAAGGTGGCACACCTCACCTACACTCTGCAGCGTATAAGAGCCGGTACTGCGGTCACCACTACGCTAGGTATAGGCctgggaagaaaaaaaacaacacacacaaatgcaCTCCTATTGATCGGTAGCGTCTTTCGAATGGTATCTTCACACgtgcacaccaccaccctctaCGACGTCCTCATCTCAGCTCGAAGCGTGCTCTCGGTCACGCTTTCCATTTCCAATACACCGACACAGACATACACGCCGGCTACCGCCACACCACAACCACCGCTTTCTCTATCATTCCTctcgcctcctttcctccgTGGAGGTGTCCTCGCGCCCTCTTCTACGACATCTCAGGAGTTGcacagaaacacacacacccactcgcacccacacacacatatatatatacatatatactCACTAGTCActcacacactctctctctgccacaAGTACCCCCACAACTTTATTCGCTAgtgtcttcctctctcgccctctttcGCACTTACTTTGGGCGCAGCCCACTGTTGCTGCACACTACACTGCCTTTCCCTAAGCCGAGCacactctcttcttctccggGGTGTTTTTGCGTTCTTATTTGTGTAGGACGCGCCCTCACGCATGCAGTATCATGTGCCCTTTGGCCTAGCCCACCTGAGCGCGTCgagcgccgcatcgtcgTCTATGAGCTCAGTGCAGGCGTCCTCGTCACCCGTTCACCACCAGGAAATCGTTAGCGATAGCGGCGTCGGGATCACGGTAGGCCAAGGCCTTTTGGGTGGTCGTCACCTCGCTGTAAGAgtgacaccgccgctggcaTCCAGCGCATTCTCTCCAGCCGACATCCCTGCTGGCGCCAGCGGTGACATCAGAGGAGCTGCAAGTCATTGGCGCTCGGGCTACAGTTCTTCTGGTCGTACTCACAGTAGCGTGTGCGCATCCTTTTCTGGCCATGCTACATTGGAATCCCCGGGCTCGACGACGAACACGACTACCGGCACAGTCAACAatacctcctcctcggcctaCGGTGCAGGCATCGTCCGCATCAGCGAGCTTCGGCGACAAGGGGTGACCTCCATCGAATCCGGCCTGCGGCTGGCCACGCTCCAAGGCGGCCGCTCAGTAGCCCCGGCGAAATTCACTCACAACATCAACAGCGCTCATGGTGGTGTCAGCTCTGACGGAGGCGTCATTTACGGGAGTTTGACGCCAGACGCCACACCCTCACTGCGCCGTACACGGCGGCGCGGTTCGCCAGTGCCAgcaaccaccaccctcgCAACTGCCTCGTCGTCAGCACGGGTACACTGCGGCCGTAGCAGTACAGtcgtcagcggcgacggACGGCGTCGTGgccgaggccgccgccgcagcagcagctcacaGGCCTCCGCAGCGGTTACACTGCGCAATGACGGTCAGCTCTGTGACTACCGCTGGTATACCGCGCGTGGGCGCCGCTGTTTTGTCTACGACGGGCGCACCTACAAAGGCTCTAGCGCACATCGAATGTGGGAGAAAGTCAAGGAAGCGGCGCGACAGCGCGGCCTGTTGCAGTCGCAGCacgccgtggcggcgtcgcgcgTATCCGCTGCTCCACGTGCTCGTGGAAGAGCCGATTCTGATAGCACATActcaacggcagcagcgtgtgTTACTGTGCCACGTTCGCACCAGGCTTCGCCTCGCGCGCGCTTCGCAACGGAGCAGGCCCTTCTCATACAGCGAACAAAGCAGAGGTCGACCTCGGTACCCCGAAAATTGATTGACGAACCAGCGGGGGCAGGGGTGCCCACCCCGACACGGTTGCCGGAGGAGTGGCGCACTCTGATGGCGGAGCTCGGCGTGCTGCCAGACGAGGACACTGGTGCTATGGAAATCGACAGGGAAGGGCGCCCCTTAAGCGTAATGGATGGAaagcagctgctgatgtgTTCCCCAGCAAACGTGTCGCGCAACGCTCAACTGCGCCGTGATCACCTctccgccggcagcgccgccacgaaGGATGTGATTGAgatcagcgacagcgactcCACCAACGACGGCACCAACGACTCTGACCCGAACActtccagcagcagcccatcGGCAACATTATCCACCGAGGCGAGTAACTACGCCGACCGTGGGCAGCGTAACACCGACACTGTAGTCACAGGCGAACCACTGCAGTGGCCTGTCACGTCCTATTTTAGCGACGTCAGCAGTGGGTGGTCCTCTACGTCGTCCTTCACGACGTCGCCTGCTCCCTCGCCATCGTCAAAATCGAGAAACTCTCCTAAACGGAAGCGAGTGAGGCCGGAACAGTGCACGGGCCaggctgccactgccacccCCTGCGCGCCTGCGCGCCTTTGCCGCTATCACGGagtgcaggtggtggagcaggagggATGGGTGTACCCGGTAGAGGTGTATGcttcacagcagcagcagcagcagcagcagcagcaggaccGGGATagtgaagaggggagaaagacaCCACCACGTTTAGCTTCCCCTGGCGTCTTCTTACCAGCTGCGAGCCTGAGTCGCACCGGTGTTAGTGGTGACTGTTCTTCAGTGCTCTGCGGTGTCGATGACCTACCCTTGGCAGATCTCTATAGAGAGGCATCAACAGCCCAAAGCGGCGCCCTCGTTGCTGCACAGCCTTGCCGTCGTACGCTGTTGACTGTGCCCTTACCCTCCTTCAATGCGTCTGCGGGATTATCTGTAGTGAGTGAGACAGGTGAGGCTGTCCCGATCCGTCCCGTCACTCTGTCAAGCACGGTTCACGCAAGCCTTCTCAACCGGTCTGCCGCACTACAAAGTAACGTCAGCGGGGGTGGTTTCTCCGCCTTCTTGGGTGCTGATGACAACCTCGACGACTTCCATGCCGCCGACCTTGTGGACATGTTTGTCACTGGAGAGGAAATCGGGGGGCTCCGCTACGAGGGCTGAAAcccaaagagaaaagagctcAAGCTGTGCGTCCTTGTCTCAGCGACGGCctgtctcgctctccctACCGAGGCACTGTCGAGGCTCACGATGAGCCGCCAGGCATGCGTGGCAGTTGTACGGAACggcgaagaaaaagggaaggaggaaaagagcgagTCAATGGACGACCGGCGTGGGGACGCGCTTGATGGTCATCGTGGTCCGAAGCGTTTTCGGGTGGATTCGCCGACGGTGCGCACTCCGTGGCGGCAGAGGGGGTTCCGCACTTCTTCTGCTCTCCACTGTTTTACGCACTTTTTTTTGGTCGTTCGTTCGttgagaaagaaaaagagaggggaggggaggagaggggagaccACCGCATCGCGTGGGTGATTCGGCAGTGTACGAGAGAGGGCCAACACGTGGCGGCGCCAGTATCAGGCATGCTGTGCACTGTGTGATTCACCGGTATagtaaaaaaaaatggaGCCGTGCCATCCATCGCCGCTTCGTTATTCGTACACGaccttccctttctttgggggggggggggggggggttcagctgctctctcgctgttgTGCCGCAACGTCAGTTCTCTCAActtcgtttcttcttcacAAACCGCCACGCTGAGACTCCATCACAGACGTTCACGTCCCCGGGCCTCCccagagacgcacacgcacggggGCATAGACGCCCGcatttctcttttctcttttcctctaaACGGTACTGTACGACGACGTCCTTGCTGTGCCTGCGCATCCCTCACAAGATGAGCACTTCCGCCACGGCACCCGTTGGCAAGTGGGTGATTGTGCGCTCCGATCGCCTTGTCGTGTCGGTGGACAAGACCAACCACACTTACTTTCTTGGACGCGGGCGACAACtgccagctgcgcagctgctgtcgcacAAGTACGCATCGCGGGAGCACCTCGCCATGGTATGGCACCCGCCTCACCTCTGCATGGTCCAGGTGGGAAAGAATCCTTCTTTCCTCGGTGCGAGCTGCACACCTGTGCCCCGGCTGCGTGGTGACGCCACCACCGAGTCAGAAGAACACAGTCCGCCCCTGTGGCAGCGTGCGCAGGTGCGATTTAGTGCGACGGCTGCTGTGAAGGAGGCCACAGCGCACCAGAGCGCTGGCGACGTCATTACGGTCGATGTACCTCTCTCTGACCCACTGACGGTCATGCACGCGCCTGATCGCCATTGGATCGGCGCGGCGACGGTGCACTTCCCTGATGAACTTGGCCTACCAACACTGACGGTGCGCTTTGAGGAGACCGAGGCCACACGCGAAGAtgccacagcggcggtgacgacgaagacgacTGCGGAGATGCTCACTGTCCCGTTGGCCAGGGCAGTCGGCgggggcgacgacgacgacgatgacggcCCGAGTGACggggaaaagagagctgACCTGTCCTCACAGGGACGGACTTGGGCTGGCgaaggtgcagcggcggacgACGGGAGTGGGAAGCCGGAGTGGCGTGGCTTACTAGATGtggcgctccagcagcagcagcagcagcgggaagGAACTTCGGTCTCATCACCGGCAGCGCAGGCCTACGAAGCTCGACCAGCCTCACAGCATGTTCCTGCAGCTTTCGCGCCATCCACGCAGGTCTCGGTTGGCAGCGTAGCGGATAAAACACCCCCaccttctgctgccgctgcggaccCTGCACCGCACAGGGTGGGGTTGTGGGAGTGGAAGAACCACGGGAAGGGTAAGGATAACGGAGCCACGTCATGGAGCAAGTACAACCTCGCCGTGGCACAGCTCCTGGAGGAGGCATATCGAGACGCCTCGATTGCCAAGATCAAGATCCCTGACTCGGCCATGTTTGgcaaggcggaggcgagAGGCTACACCTACGGCGTGTGTTTCGCGGAGAAAGCGCTCGATGGGGCGATGATCCAGTATTCCCTGGAGTTGCCCGGGAACTTTTGCTTAATCCGTCGTACCGGCGGGCCTCCGGTGGACAGGCGGCGCGCAAAGAAGGCGCACGTCATTCCAACGCCGCCATCGTCAGAGGATGAAGAAAGCGATGGTGAGGCGGACTCCAGCGATGACTCTTACTCGGAGGAGAGCGtgtcctcttcttcctcgtccagcagcatcagcactGACGTCACGCCCCAATGGAAgaagcggcgtcgccgctaGAAGCCCAAACTGCATGTCTGTGCACAGATACTGAcagctctctctcgctgtaGAGAGCAACGGGATTACGAGCCCCCTTCGCTgctccctcaccctctcgtTCCCTGGTCGGAGCGCACTTTTTTGATGTTACGACGGTTTGCTGCGGGCATGCTTGTGGGTGGAGCGTTGCTGACAGAGCGGATTGGTGGCACAGCAACTCCATGTGATTGGTGTGTGCTGCGCCAGTATGGGTTCGATGGTATCGCCATGGTGATTTGCCGTCTGTTTCTCTCCATGAAGAGGTACATGGATAAGGACGGGAAAGCAGCTCCAGGGAAAAGGCTGGAGGAGAGGTAGTGCATTGTGGGGTAGGGTTGGGgttggggaggggaggcagaTAAACCATTCTTCGCAAGCGtagaagctgcagcagagagtgccattccttttctctctcctcctcctcctccccacctcgTGTCTTCTACTCGCTTCTTTCTACGTGTGATGTCATCTCGAACGGCCACGCGTATTTTGCCCGTTGTTCGTCCTTTTCTTTGTGCCGTTGCTTTGTCCTCCTCGCGCCATGCTCGGGGTCCTCTCGCCGACCCCATCCCTGTCAACCCTATTCGTTTTTCATCCGTGGTGGAGGCAACCGAGCCTGCTGCACCTTCGAATAGCCTGGCATACCCCCGCACCCTGGCTCATTCTTGATTGAGAAACACAATGCGAGCGGTATCTTAATCGCCTACtctggggggaggggaggtcaGTNNNAAANNNNNNNNNNNNNNNNNNNNNNNNNNNNNNNNNNNNNNNNNNNNNNNNNNNNNNNNNNNNNNNNNNNNNNNNNNNNNNNNNNNNNNNNNNNNNNNNNNNNTCATTTGGTTCCCGGACGCGGGGATCCACCCGTGAAGGCCAAATGGCAGCCATGTTTCAACTCACAGCGCACCGAATCCACACCCCGACCGGCATTCCACCCTGCCTGCTGGGTGAGTCCCCTACCTGGGACGAGGAGCACCAGACTCTGTGGTGGATCGACATCCTTGGCGAGGCCCTTTACGTTGCCCAGCCGACCCCCAACATGTGTGACTTCGACCGCGTCgccgtgctgccgcttcccGGGCACCGCCCTGGCTTTATCGtgcacgccgctgcgccggatGCCGCTGGTGCGGGGAGGCCATGGAGTCGCGGCGCCACTCCGTACCATGCCGTGTGGGGCTCACAGAAGGGCCTCTACTACACCTCCTATTCCACAAATTTGCCGTGGCGCACCTCGGGACAGGCGAACCGGCCGCCAGAGCTGGACACCTCGACGGCAGTACGGCACTATCGAATAGCGCGTTTTCCGCAGTCCGTTTTTCAGCTCCAGGGCGGACGAGTCTACCGCTTCAACGACGGCAAAGTCGGCCCTGACAGCTCTCTTTGGTGCGGCGGCATGATGGAGCGCACGGACAACTTTCCTATACGCGATGTCGCCTGCGGCTCCCTGCTGCAGTGGGTCCCCGGTGGCGCCGCAAAATCATCGTCTTCCGTCACGAGTAACGGCTTCTCTGTTGGGGTGCCTGGCGTGACCGTGTCGAACGGGATAGGGTGGTCCCCGGCGGGGGATGTCTTGTACCACGTCGATACGCCGGCCGCCGTCATTCGTGCATACCCGTACCACGCTGTGTCCACCTCGGAGGGCTTCGCAGGGGGCCTTGACCGTCGGGATGAGACCAAGGAAGAGGGATGCGTGTATTGGGCACTGCCCAGTTCCCTGAGGGAACGAGGCGCCACACTTGACGGGCTGTGCGTCGACGCGTCGGGGGCGGTGTGGGTGGCACTGACGGGCATCGGCGAGGTGGTGCGTCTGCAAGGACGCATGGTTGGCTGCACCGTTGTCGAGCCGATAGCTATTACGGGCGTGGTCAAGGTGCCGGGGGTAGCACTGACCACGAGCTGTTGCTTCGGTGGCGCCGACCTCACGACACTCTACATCACCACCGCGCGTGCCACAtcaaaggcggcggcggaggcgtgCAAGCAGGACAGTGCAGGGTGGATTTATGCGGTAAACTTGAAGGGAATTGCGAAGGGCATGACCGCCTCACGACTGCGTCTGCCCACATTGAGTCTGCCAGCTCTGCAACAGCATCACCTATAGCGTCAGTGGCCGGCGGCCTCCCGTTCCGCCTTCGCTCCTGTGCACCATGCGCATGCGCCCTCGTCCGTGTCACTTTCCATGACGGGCTTTTCACCgcctgccagcgctgctctctttttctcctttacGTCGATGGCTATCGCAcagtgggggggaggggggggggtcacaCGTACGCAATACGGCCAAATCAAATGGAGAAGTACACGTACCACTCAGTTCTGAGCTCAGGCGTGAGTGCAACGGAGGTGGGTAGAGAGAAGCGACGAAGAGTGGCATTAcgttcgccttctccatACACTCCTGCAGACACGCGCTGAAATGACCTCGTCTCATCTGTCTTCTCCATGAAAGCTCCTGAGTGGAAGTCAAGAAAAATTCACATTGGGGCCTCCCTGCCTCTCCATCGCTGCTAACCAGAAAGCGAAGACACGAGTTGCGTCGATGGTGGGCTGCATACGCGCTACTGAGATCGCAATGGGCCTCACttttgtgctgctgccattgcccgcctccccccccccccccccagggTCTCCCTCGGTCGCGCACTCGGCgcggcagagaaaagaaaaggcagaAAGGGGTGTTTAGCAGAGAAGCGAAACAAGAAACGAAGAGGGAACGGGAGTAGCTCGGCGTCTCAAAAGCAAATCATCATGAATAACGTGAGCGAAAAGAGCGCAATGTTAGGTGCGCGTTTGGCATACTAACCCACCTTGGTACCCTCCcagcgcatgtgtgtgtgcgtgtgtgtttgcgcctcgctctctcgcctgTATTCCCACCCGCATTCTCGTCCTTTGtttctccgccttctccctgTGTTGTTCGTTTTTTTATTCGTCTCTTCCGCCGGCCCTAGTGAGGGCGTGTGCTCTACGCAGAAATAGAGAGACGTAAGGGAAGAGTAAGTGAAGCGGGGCGCACACACTCAAAGACTGAGATGCGAAGGGCGAATACATCCACTGCCACTTGTACCGTTCTTTAGCCTCTttcaccacacacacacacacacacacgcgaagaAACGGAAGACGACTGCAGCATCCTCATCGGACTCGCAGAGGGCAACGAGAGTAACTGTATCCCCTACTTCCACATCTCATCTACTCTTGTACTCATTCGTttctcaccaccaccaccaccacttgGAGTGCAGCCAtgtctctcctcttcatTGTCGCTACGCTGCTGATCTCCCTGGCGGGGTACCTCTACTTCCAGCTGAAGCGGCAGGCCTCAggacgctgcgccgccgcgtccacCACCGCTAATCCTACTCGAAAGGAGGAGTGTGGCACGCCGTCGcccaccactgccgctctcctcagcGGCAGTGGTTCAGTGGACAAAGTCCAGAAAGAGGTTACCGTCCTTTTTGGATCACAGACCGGCACAGCCGAAATGTTTGCCAAGACGCTGACCCGCGAGGGAGCGAAGCTCGGTGTCCCCATCAGGGTGCTCGACGTCGACGGTTACGAGACGTACAACATGGAGGACGAGCGCCTTATCATTCTAATCTGCGCCACCTACGGCGAGGGCGAGTCGACAGACACAATGAAGGGCTTCCACGACTGGATGATGGACGAGTGCCGCTCCCCAGGGGAGGAGCTGGCGAACGTCAAATACGCTGTGTTTGGCCTAGGTGATCGCCAGTACAAGTACTTCTGCGAGGAGGGCATCGTCATGGACCGCCGCTTCGAAGAGCTAGGGGCACAGCGCATTTTTGGGCTTGGTTGCGGCGACTCGGGCAATgggcagctggaggagcagttCGACGAGTGGTGCAGGGACCTCTGGCCCGCAGTTGGGCGTGCTCTGAACATCACTATCAAGCAGAACTCGGAGGAGCCGGTGGAGCCACAGTGCCGAATGAAGTACTGGGAAAACGCTGAGGAATCCCTCGCGTTCCCCAAGACGGCCTCCGTACTGGAGccgacgcagcggctgccgatGTGGGTGCCCGTCATACGCaatgaggagctgctgcacaaggCGGAGGGGTACAGCACCCGCGCCATCGACTTCAGCATCAAGGACACCATCATCTCTTACCAAGCCGGTGATCACCTCGGCATCCTGCCCTGCAACTCGGATGAGCTCGTCTCGCAATACCTGCAAATCCTCAGTGTCTCTGATGAGGAGGCCGGCCGCATCTTTTCCCTACAGGACAAGAAGACGCTCAAGAACGTTCTCCCGGCCCGTGTGTCGGCGCGCACAGCGCTCAAGTGGTACATCGATCTCGCCGGGCCCCCGAAGAAGTCGACGCTGCGTGCCTTTGCTCACTGCTGCACTGACCCCCTGCAGAGGGAGGAGCTGTTGCGTATTCTACGCGTGAACCAGGACGCACAGAAGGAGTTCTCTAAGCTATGCGGCAAGCTGCGAACTATGTTCGGCTTCCTGCGCAAGTTTGACTCTGCAaaggtgccgctgcccttcTTCCTCGAACTCATGCCCCGCATCGCGCCCCGCTACTACTCCATCTCCTCCGACCTCCTTGCCACCCCCACCTTGGTGGGAACGACGGTCGGCATCGTTGATGGCGGTCTGTGCACGAACATGCTCGCCAGGATGCAGGTGGGCGACAAGGTGCCGGTGTTTGTGCGCAAGTCCACCTTCCACCTCCCGATGCGGCACAAGGAGCGGCCACTGGTGATGATTGGCACCGGCACCGGCGTAGCGCCCTTCATCGGTTTCATTGCACGCCGTGGTGTCTGGAAGCAGAAGGGCACTGAG contains the following coding sequences:
- a CDS encoding putative p450 reductase, whose protein sequence is MSLLFIVATLLISLAGYLYFQLKRQASGRCAAASTTANPTRKEECGTPSPTTAALLSGSGSVDKVQKEVTVLFGSQTGTAEMFAKTLTREGAKLGVPIRVLDVDGYETYNMEDERLIILICATYGEGESTDTMKGFHDWMMDECRSPGEELANVKYAVFGLGDRQYKYFCEEGIVMDRRFEELGAQRIFGLGCGDSGNGQLEEQFDEWCRDLWPAVGRALNITIKQNSEEPVEPQCRMKYWENAEESLAFPKTASVLEPTQRLPMWVPVIRNEELLHKAEGYSTRAIDFSIKDTIISYQAGDHLGILPCNSDELVSQYLQILSVSDEEAGRIFSLQDKKTLKNVLPARVSARTALKWYIDLAGPPKKSTLRAFAHCCTDPLQREELLRILRVNQDAQKEFSKLCGKLRTMFGFLRKFDSAKVPLPFFLELMPRIAPRYYSISSDLLATPTLVGTTVGIVDGGLCTNMLARMQVGDKVPVFVRKSTFHLPMRHKERPLVMIGTGTGVAPFIGFIARRGVWKQKGTELGKAILFFGCRRHAEDHIFEDYCTAALHEGVLSALVVAYSRDQADKVYVQHRLRERGAEIWEMMVSGANVYLCGDARRMARDVEAELKRIVEVEGQMSREAAGEYIEKMGKEDRYLKDVWSSTL